In Mytilus edulis chromosome 7, xbMytEdul2.2, whole genome shotgun sequence, a single genomic region encodes these proteins:
- the LOC139481130 gene encoding SH3 domain-containing YSC84-like protein 1: MVNTPIPHSLKSEAKKAAKILNDFSVPSAKAGPDKLIPSGVLLKAKGLAILTVVRAGFLVTARAGSGIVIAKLNDDLVDAEWSAPSALGIAGLGGGFEIGAEVTDFVILLMSRSSVDAFSKGGNLTLGGNLSIAAGPLGRNIEADVAVRSPAAIYTYSKTKGLFAGISIEGSALIERKDANKKFYGQEIRAYQILSGEVDPPTECLPLYQVLERHREKAKHEMILAAKRKANKVTQSVGEKFQDRISSFSFKSKEEKSQKDKIPPQHSVRRSQTVSEKSYKKDGKKVTTKTVTKSFSASSKTKHGSSNIRIKMEGMASTATALHSFQGQLPCDLSFKAGDVIQVLTQTTSDSDWWEGECHGNIGLFPSNYVKVK; this comes from the exons GTGGTGTGTTATTAAAAGCCAAAGGTCTTGCTATATTGACTGTGGTAAGAGCTGGTTTCCTGGTAACAGCTAGAGCAGGAAGTGGTATAGTTATAGCCAAACTTAATGATGACTTGGTAGATGCAG AATGGTCAGCACCATCAGCATTAGGCATTGCTGGACTGGGAGGTGGATTTGAGATTGGTGCAGAG GTCACCgattttgttatattgttgaTGAGTAGGAGTTCTGTGGATGCTTtttcaaagggaggtaatttgaCTCTTGGTGGTAATTTATCCATAGCTGCTGGTCCACTTGGTAGAAACATAGAAGCTGATGTAGCGGTCAGAAGTCCAGCAGCAATCTATACATACTCTAAAACAAAAGGATTATTTGCTGGTATTTCTATAGAAGGCAGTGCTCTCATAGAAAGGAAAGACGCAAATAAAAA attttatggACAGGAAATAAGGGCATATCAAATATTATCAGGGGAAGTTGACCCTCCGACAGAATGTTTACCCTTATATCAAGTTCTGGAGAGACACAGAGAGAAAGCCAAACATGAAATGATTCTAGCTGCTAAGAGAAAGGCCAACAAAGTGACCCAGTCTGTTGGAGAGAAATTTCAAGATAGAATTAGT AGTTTTAGTTTTAAATCAAAGGAAGAAAAGTCCCAAAAAGACAAAATCCCTCCACAGCATAGTGTTCGCAGAAGTCAAACTGTTTCagagaaaagttacaaaaaagatGGAAAGAAGGTGACAACCAAAACAGTCACAAAAAGTTTTAGTGCAAGCAGTAAAA CTAAACATGGATCTTCTAATATAAGAATCAAAATGGAGGGGATGGCATCCACGGCAACTGCACTTCATAGTTTCCAAGGTCAACTGCCTTGTGACTTGTCCTTCAAAGCAG gAGATGTAATCCAAGTTCTTACACAGACAACATCTGATAGTGATTGGTGGGAAGGTGAATGTCATGGCAACATTGGATTATTTCCTTCTAATTATGTCAAGGTCAAGTAA